The following are from one region of the Halomonas qaidamensis genome:
- a CDS encoding PA3496 family putative envelope integrity protein has translation MSRDPLNRETYTNDALDADEFDNLDAVNDDHYGKSKPSKADTLRARRQVEAWLEERRLQRAIEDDWDEEE, from the coding sequence ATGAGCCGTGACCCCTTAAATCGTGAAACTTATACCAATGATGCACTCGATGCAGATGAGTTTGACAACTTAGACGCTGTTAATGACGACCATTATGGTAAAAGTAAACCCAGCAAAGCAGACACACTACGCGCCCGCCGCCAGGTAGAAGCATGGCTTGAAGAGCGCCGTTTGCAGCGCGCTATTGAAGATGATTGGGATGAAGAGGAGTAA
- a CDS encoding PAS domain S-box protein, producing the protein MKRSPLISPELLERIVDASEDGIVVAEQEGDENILIYVNKGFERLTGYSADEILYRDCRFLQNEDRDQDALTSIREALKEGHPSREVLRNYRKDGTMFWNELSITPVYDEADNLMYYIGVQKDVTERVEAQQALAALQKRQEVAE; encoded by the coding sequence ATGAAACGATCTCCTTTGATCAGCCCGGAGTTACTCGAACGTATTGTTGACGCTTCTGAGGATGGCATCGTCGTTGCAGAGCAAGAAGGCGACGAAAACATCCTTATCTACGTTAACAAAGGCTTCGAACGCCTCACCGGCTACAGTGCGGATGAAATTCTTTATCGCGACTGCCGTTTTTTGCAAAATGAGGACCGCGACCAAGATGCGCTGACCTCTATTCGCGAGGCGCTAAAAGAGGGCCACCCCTCTCGCGAAGTGCTGCGTAACTACCGCAAAGACGGCACTATGTTCTGGAACGAGCTCTCCATTACGCCTGTATACGATGAAGCGGATAACTTGATGTACTACATTGGCGTGCAGAAAGACGTGACTGAGCGTGTCGAAGCTCAGCAAGCATTAGCAGCGCTCCAAAAACGTCAAGAAGTCGCAGAATAA